The Daucus carota subsp. sativus chromosome 2, DH1 v3.0, whole genome shotgun sequence genome includes a window with the following:
- the LOC108207083 gene encoding uncharacterized protein LOC108207083 — translation MACIQKTRWKEEKTKEANGFISWYSGLVNSHNGVGILLSTKLKDKVVEIKRFGDRIIIPLDQFLFVGGDFNGHIGARADGYQGVHGGFGYDVRNDNGSTLLEFATAHDLVIVNSCFCKRDDNLITFRSGEHATQIDYLLIHSMDFRFCSDCKVFLMEACASQHRLLAMDLSLDGPPMEGLRVVEPKILWRNLHGSKVAEFKDMFEGCFR, via the exons ATGGCTTGTATTCAGAAAACTAGATGGAAAGAGGAAAAAACCAAGGAGGCTAATGGATTTATATCATGGTATTCAGGTTTAGTTAACTCCCATAATGGTGTTGGTATCTTGTTGTCTACGAAACTCAAAGATAAAGTGGTGGAGATCAAAAGGTTTGGTGATCGAATCAT TATTCCTCTAgatcaatttttatttgttgGTGGTGATTTTAATGGTCATATTGGTGCAAGAGCAGATGGGTATCAAGGTGTTCATGGCGGGTTTGGTTATGATGTTAGAAATGACAATGGTTCGACACTTTTGGAATTTGCGACAGCACATGATTTAGTGATTGTTAACTCTTGTTTCTGCAAGCGTGATGACAATCTAATTACTTTTAGGAGTGGGGAACATGCCACTCAAATTGATTATCTTCTTATTCACAGTATGGATTTCagattttgttcagattgtAAGGTTTTTCTAATGGAAGCTTGTGCTTCACAACACCGTCTTTTAGCCATGGATTTGTCTTTGGATGGTCCACCTATGGAGGGATTGAGAGTTGTTGAACCTAAAATTCTTTGGCGTAATTTACATGGATCGAAAGTAGCAGAATTTAAGGACATGTTTGAGGGTTGTTTTAGGTAG
- the LOC108206658 gene encoding 14 kDa proline-rich protein DC2.15 — MASKSSASVALFFALNILFFSLVSSCDFCPGPKPKPKPTPTPYPYPTPSAGKCPKDALKLGVCADVLNLVHNVVIGSPPTLPCCSLLEGLVNLEAALCLCTAIKANILGINLNLPISLSLVLNNCGKQVPNGFECT, encoded by the coding sequence ATGGCCTCTAAGAGCAGTGCTTCAGTAGCCCTATTTTTCGCCCTCAACATTCTCTTCTTTTCGCTAGTTAGTTCATGTGACTTCTGCCCCGGCCCTAAGCCGAAGCCGAAGCCAACTCCAACTCCATACCCCTATCCAACACCCTCAGCAGGAAAGTGCCCTAAAGATGCCCTAAAATTAGGTGTCTGTGCTGATGTCCTCAACTTAGTTCACAATGTTGTGATCGGATCTCCACCAACACTCCCATGCTGCAGCCTTCTCGAAGGTCTCGTGAACCTCGAGGCCGCCCTTTGCCTTTGCACCGCCATTAAGGCCAACATTTTGGGGATCAATCTCAATCTTCCTATTTCGCTCAGCTTGGTTCTTAATAACTGCGGCAAGCAAGTCCCGAATGGCTTCGAATGTACCTAA
- the LOC108208315 gene encoding 14 kDa proline-rich protein DC2.15, with protein sequence MGSTNTASVALFFALNILFFTLVSSCDTCSGPKPKPKPTLPTPYPANPSAGKCPRDALKLGVCADVLNLVHNVVIGSPPTLPCCSLLEGLVNLEAAVCLCTAIKANILGKNLNLPIALSLVLNNCGKQVPNGFKCT encoded by the coding sequence ATGGGTTCCACCAACACTGCTTCAGTTGCTCTATTTTTCGCCCTCAACATTCTCTTCTTTACACTAGTCAGTTCATGCGACACTTGTTCTGGTCCGAAGCCTAAGCCTAAGCCAACTCTTCCAACTCCATATCCAGCAAATCCATCTGCCGGAAAATGCCCTAGGGATGCCCTAAAACTAGGCGTCTGTGCTGATGTCCTCAATTTGGTGCACAATGTTGTGATTGGATCTCCACCAACACTCCCATGCTGCAGCCTTCTTGAAGGTCTCGTCAACCTCGAGGCCGCAGTATGCCTTTGCACTGCCATAAAAGCCAACATATTGGGAAAAAATCTCAATCTTCCTATTGCCCTCAGCTTGGTTCTTAACAACTGCGGCAAGCAAGTCCCCAATGGCTTTAAATGTACCTGA
- the LOC108207082 gene encoding uncharacterized protein LOC108207082: MGAHMADSIRGVASRMLGVALGNVKDQRESWWWNDDVQAKVKFEKGCFLELMSCPEGPDRHIKRELFKIAKRMAKQAVAEAKTKAYQDMCRRLGTKEGVSEIFKLAKARNKRSQDIGAVRHIKDEGDRVLLHDGDITTRWGRIRRIVTILVNQFGFMPGRSTIEAIYLIRCLMEKYQERCKDLHMLFIDLEKAYDSDMYSAVGTCVRTPVGVLGDTQNFLVEVGLHQCSVFIPLLFIIVLDVITHDIQALVPWCMLFADDIVLIVESRSEVNVKLEQWRTSLEGYGLHLSRSKTEYLWANFHEEIHDVDVAVCIAEARVPQTNTFKYLGSIIQSNRDIFADVTHRILTGWLRWRAATGVLCDKSVPLKLKGKFYRVAIRPSLLYGTEC, translated from the exons ATGGGGGCACATATGGCTGACTCAATTCGAGGTGTGGCAAGTAGGATGTTGGGAGTGGCTTTAGGGAATGTCAAGGATCAGAGAGAGTCTTGGTGGTGGAATGATGATGTTCAAGCCAAAGTGAAATTTGAGAAAGGATGCTTTTTGGAACTCATGTCATGTCCCGAAGGGCCAGATCGGCATATAAAGCGAGAGTTATTTAAAATTGCAAAAAGAATGGCTAAACAGGCAGTTGCGGAAGCGAAAACTAAGGCGTATCAAGACATGTGTAGGCGTCTAGGTACCAAGGAGGGTGTGAGTGAGATTTTTAAACTTGCAAAAGCACGTAACAAGCGCAGTCAGGATATTGGTGCGGTTCGACATATTAAGGACGAGGGTGATCGGGTTTTGCTTCATGATGGAGATATTACAACGAGATGGGGCAG GATTCGAAGAATTGTTACCATTTTAGTGAATCAATTTGGTTTTATGCCTGGGAGGTCAACCATTGAGGCGATTTATCTCATTCGATGTCTTATGGAGAAATATCAAGAGCGTTGTAAGGATCTTCATATGCTGTTTATAGATCTTGAAAAGGCTTATGATAGT GATATGTATTCAGCAGTGGGGACATGTGTTAGGACACCCGTTGGGGTCCTTGGGGATACTCAGAATTTTCTAGTTGAGGTAGGTCTTCATCAATGTTCGGTATTCATCCCTTtgctttttataattgttttggaTGTGATTACCCATGACATTCAAGCTCTTGTGCCTTGGTGTATGCTTTTTGCCGATGATATTGTGTTAATCGTCGAGTCTCGAAGTGAGGTTAATGTGAAATTAGAACAATGGCGTACATCGTTGGAGGGTTATGGATTGCATCTGAGCCGTTCTAAAACTGAGTATCTCTGGGCCAATTTCCATGAGGAGATTCATGATGTGGATGTTGCTGTATGTATTGCGGAGGCCCGTGTACCACAAACTAATACTTTTAAATACTTGGGTTCCATCATTCAGAGTAATAGAGATATTTTTGCGGATGTTACACATCGTATTTTGACAGGATGGCTTCGTTGGCGGGCTGCTACAGGTGTGTTGTGTGATAAGAGTGTacctttgaagttgaagggtAAATTCTATCGTGTAGCAATCAGACCATCATTATTATATGGTACTGAGTGCTAG